A DNA window from Drosophila pseudoobscura strain MV-25-SWS-2005 chromosome 2, UCI_Dpse_MV25, whole genome shotgun sequence contains the following coding sequences:
- the LOC4801387 gene encoding uncharacterized protein, with the protein MVNPLWFVFWLLVFWFVSFFVAFFCAFFYIWVYAFASCIPALSGIADMLLQGVQFPFFCGKAMLEGKPAF; encoded by the exons ATGGTCAATCCACTGTGGTTTGTTTTCTGGCTGCTGGTCTTCTGGTTCGTCTCCTTCTTCGTGGCCTTCTTCTGCGCCTTCTTCTACATCTGGGTCTATGCATTTGCCTCCTGCATACCCGCCCTGTCG GGCATCGCGGACATGCTGCTCCAGGGCGTGCAGTTTCCGTTCTTCTGCGGCAAGGCCATGTTGGAGGGAAAGCCGGCCTTCTAG